One window from the genome of Cryobacterium sp. GrIS_2_6 encodes:
- a CDS encoding right-handed parallel beta-helix repeat-containing protein produces the protein MNSLVDGLVFHRFVTDTTVIRTSAVNSGVDGFTVARSSSGIMFDQITATGNGRNGVSIDGRSLADGPSAIGTGVESFGSSTVTRSTVEDNRRYGIELSGGQSLSVYSSLIARNDMGIVLDDGASGVVVAGNTLKDQARQSIAIRDRVTDTSVRNNAISGSQTGVYVRNAGASVTDNTIRAVSNHAVSLVGDATSVRVVSNALSGSGAVPVWDETSSGAVVAGNNLASWQRATTAITVARSVFQPLTVVWLLLALLLLVTALTRSGPQFGAIRHPYAERVPLTSLSRGIVSRESVGGAPDAR, from the coding sequence ATGAACAGCCTCGTCGACGGCCTCGTCTTCCATCGGTTCGTGACCGACACGACGGTAATCCGGACGAGCGCCGTCAACAGCGGCGTCGACGGCTTCACGGTGGCCAGGTCGAGCTCGGGGATCATGTTCGACCAGATCACCGCGACGGGCAACGGGCGCAATGGAGTGTCGATCGACGGCCGCTCGCTGGCCGACGGTCCGAGTGCCATCGGAACCGGCGTTGAATCCTTCGGTTCGAGTACAGTGACCCGCAGTACGGTCGAAGACAATCGGAGGTACGGGATCGAACTCAGCGGAGGTCAGTCGCTTTCGGTGTACTCGAGTCTCATCGCGCGCAACGATATGGGCATCGTGCTCGACGACGGGGCCTCGGGTGTCGTCGTGGCCGGCAATACCCTGAAGGACCAGGCACGCCAGTCCATCGCGATCCGGGACCGGGTCACCGACACGAGTGTGCGCAACAACGCGATCAGCGGCAGCCAGACCGGCGTGTACGTCCGAAACGCCGGTGCCAGTGTCACCGACAACACCATCCGGGCCGTCTCCAACCACGCCGTGAGCCTCGTCGGGGACGCCACGTCGGTGAGGGTCGTGAGCAACGCGCTTTCGGGCTCCGGCGCCGTTCCGGTGTGGGACGAGACCTCGTCCGGGGCCGTCGTCGCAGGCAACAACCTCGCCAGCTGGCAGCGCGCGACGACGGCAATCACCGTTGCCCGGTCCGTGTTCCAGCCACTCACCGTGGTCTGGCTGTTGCTCGCGCTGTTGCTTCTCGTGACGGCACTCACCCGCAGCGGTCCCCAGTTCGGTGCGATCCGGCATCCGTACGCCGAGCGTGTACCGCTCACGTCGCTCTCACGCGGCATCGTTTCGCGCGAGTCCGTCGGCGGCGCCCCTGATGCCCGATAG
- a CDS encoding helix-turn-helix domain-containing protein, whose translation MSRYAASTQSTPTGPGSDEGLRARKRAATQAALEAAAISQASEHGYHHVTVDMICAAAQVSQRTFFNYFATKEAAFLGASPPIPSEGAVKTFIRGNGGSVLAELVLMIESAIVASEPDRDILQARRSLIENTPELFTSEIIRLAELEDRLAGIVLQRFEARGRTEATTPDILDEAHMVVGLAVSILRFAMRKASESDYSADPRAILRHAIGLVERITGVNPFTTDAREPRRD comes from the coding sequence GCCCGGGGTCTGACGAGGGACTGCGCGCTCGCAAGCGGGCCGCCACCCAGGCCGCGTTAGAAGCGGCCGCGATCAGCCAGGCCAGTGAACACGGTTACCACCACGTCACCGTCGATATGATCTGCGCAGCAGCCCAGGTCTCCCAACGCACCTTCTTCAACTACTTCGCGACGAAGGAGGCCGCCTTTCTCGGAGCGTCCCCTCCCATTCCGTCCGAGGGCGCGGTGAAGACATTCATCAGGGGCAACGGTGGATCCGTGCTCGCCGAACTCGTCCTGATGATCGAGTCCGCGATTGTCGCGAGCGAGCCGGACCGCGACATTCTCCAGGCCAGGCGCTCGCTCATCGAGAACACCCCCGAACTGTTCACGAGCGAGATCATCCGTCTTGCCGAACTCGAAGACCGGCTCGCGGGCATCGTCCTCCAGCGTTTCGAGGCCCGCGGACGCACAGAGGCGACCACGCCGGACATTCTCGACGAGGCGCACATGGTCGTCGGACTGGCGGTCAGCATCCTCCGGTTCGCGATGCGCAAGGCATCGGAATCCGACTACTCCGCCGATCCCCGCGCCATTCTGCGCCATGCCATCGGGCTCGTCGAGCGCATCACCGGGGTCAATCCGTTCACAACGGATGCCCGTGAACCTCGGAGAGACTAG
- a CDS encoding right-handed parallel beta-helix repeat-containing protein, which produces MPDSDDRADAPARRRTPSRLQWVLTVGILGLAIIGVAVMVIVAVTGPTQNITQPTSPPSTAPVHPVPETVAGCPPFTVTVTTARELQAALDAVNPGTVIGLAPGVYQGTFTLRSGGTADAPVALCGTAGSILDGGGVQGGYVLHLDRVAYVRLIGFAVRNGQKGVMADQTRNSLIQGLQVSQIGDEAVHLRNNSTDNRVADNQISDTGLRRPKFGEGVYVGTAESNWCDVSGCEPDRSDRNTIIGNKISATTAESVDIKEGTSNGILQQNSFDGSGITSADSWVDVKGNGWIIDGNTGVNSPLDGFQTHEILDGWGVGNTFRNNKATVNGPGYGFALKPANDNVVECSNTSADAGEGSSNVRCADG; this is translated from the coding sequence ATGCCCGATAGCGACGACCGGGCGGATGCGCCGGCGCGCCGCCGCACGCCGTCGCGCCTCCAGTGGGTGCTCACCGTCGGCATCCTCGGCCTTGCGATCATCGGCGTCGCCGTCATGGTCATCGTCGCCGTCACCGGCCCGACCCAGAACATCACCCAACCCACCTCGCCCCCGTCCACGGCACCGGTTCATCCGGTACCCGAGACCGTGGCCGGCTGCCCGCCGTTCACGGTCACGGTGACGACCGCGCGCGAGCTTCAGGCGGCCCTCGACGCGGTGAATCCCGGGACCGTGATCGGTCTGGCCCCCGGCGTCTACCAGGGCACCTTCACGCTCCGCAGCGGAGGCACCGCCGACGCGCCGGTTGCGCTCTGCGGCACGGCCGGGAGCATCCTCGACGGTGGCGGCGTGCAGGGCGGATACGTGCTTCACCTCGATCGGGTTGCCTACGTGCGCCTGATCGGGTTCGCCGTGCGCAATGGCCAGAAAGGCGTGATGGCGGACCAGACCCGGAACTCGCTCATCCAAGGCCTCCAGGTATCCCAGATCGGCGACGAGGCGGTGCACCTGCGCAACAACAGCACCGACAACCGCGTCGCCGACAATCAGATCAGCGACACCGGCCTCCGCCGGCCGAAGTTCGGTGAGGGCGTCTATGTCGGAACAGCCGAGAGCAACTGGTGCGACGTGAGCGGGTGCGAGCCAGACCGGAGCGACCGGAACACGATCATCGGCAACAAGATCTCGGCGACGACCGCGGAAAGCGTCGACATCAAGGAGGGCACAAGCAACGGAATCCTCCAGCAGAACAGCTTCGACGGTTCGGGAATCACGAGCGCCGATTCCTGGGTCGATGTCAAGGGCAACGGCTGGATCATCGATGGCAACACCGGCGTCAACTCGCCGCTGGATGGGTTCCAGACGCATGAGATCCTCGACGGCTGGGGCGTGGGCAACACCTTCCGCAACAACAAGGCCACGGTGAACGGCCCCGGCTACGGGTTCGCACTCAAGCCGGCGAATGACAACGTGGTCGAGTGCAGCAACACGTCCGCCGACGCCGGCGAGGGTTCCTCGAACGTCCGGTGCGCCGACGGTTGA
- a CDS encoding universal stress protein has translation MDGSEPSLKALEWAIVEAKLRSAELTIVTTWSYPIMAGTPGDIVPEDSFKEVCERIQAEALTVATDAGLTATGRIVRGSAVTVLLEAAESAGLLVVGSRGRGGFTGLLMGSVSNQLVHHAACPVLVVRSKRAPLSQG, from the coding sequence GTGGATGGATCAGAGCCGTCATTGAAGGCGCTCGAGTGGGCGATCGTCGAGGCGAAGCTGCGGAGCGCAGAGCTCACCATCGTGACGACGTGGTCGTACCCGATCATGGCGGGGACCCCGGGAGACATCGTTCCAGAAGACTCCTTCAAAGAGGTCTGTGAGCGCATCCAGGCCGAGGCTCTCACGGTCGCGACCGATGCCGGCCTCACCGCGACAGGCCGCATCGTGCGCGGTAGTGCGGTCACCGTGCTCCTGGAGGCAGCCGAATCCGCCGGTCTCCTCGTCGTGGGCTCGCGGGGCCGCGGTGGCTTCACGGGCCTGCTGATGGGGTCGGTCTCCAACCAGCTCGTGCATCACGCCGCGTGCCCCGTGCTCGTCGTCCGGTCGAAGCGCGCCCCGCTGTCCCAGGGGTGA
- a CDS encoding right-handed parallel beta-helix repeat-containing protein → MLRSSTDPSRSFPLSPNTRRLSPRRIAAAALLTGAVAVAGVVLTPGPAHAATVTNVSTSAQLKTALGSAKPGDTIHLTDGTYTGKFEASAVGTGAAPITLTGSRAAVLSTGSTGSGYALHVTGGHWNLTGFRVDKAAKGIVLDDSDYTVISSVDVGHIGQEGVHVRHSSTNVVLRNSYVHDTGLTSTSYGEGVYVGSAHNNWSSVMGSSSSPDKSDNVLIQDNRIEDNPAEAIDIKEGTTGGRITGNTFRHSGYSGDNSADSWVDVKGNGYSVWGNSGSSTLDDAFQVHSVLSGWGGGNDFAGNTVTDGVPGYEVNNASKTAGNVVHCKTSGAGSGLTNTGCK, encoded by the coding sequence GTGCTCCGCTCATCTACCGATCCGTCGCGCTCATTCCCACTCTCCCCCAACACCCGGCGACTCTCGCCGCGCCGCATCGCCGCAGCCGCCCTCCTGACCGGCGCCGTCGCCGTGGCGGGGGTCGTGCTCACCCCCGGACCGGCCCACGCCGCCACGGTCACGAACGTGTCGACATCCGCTCAGTTGAAGACCGCACTCGGCAGCGCGAAGCCCGGCGACACCATCCACCTCACGGACGGCACCTACACCGGCAAATTCGAGGCCTCCGCCGTCGGAACAGGTGCGGCGCCGATCACCCTCACCGGCTCAAGAGCCGCCGTGCTCTCCACCGGGTCGACCGGTTCCGGTTACGCCCTGCACGTCACGGGAGGGCACTGGAACCTCACGGGGTTCCGGGTCGACAAGGCCGCCAAGGGCATTGTGCTGGACGATTCCGACTACACGGTCATTTCCAGCGTCGACGTCGGGCACATCGGCCAGGAGGGTGTGCACGTGCGCCACAGCAGCACGAACGTCGTGCTGCGCAACTCTTACGTGCACGACACCGGACTCACCTCGACGAGCTATGGCGAAGGCGTCTACGTCGGCAGCGCGCACAATAACTGGAGTTCGGTCATGGGCTCCTCGTCCAGCCCAGACAAGTCCGACAACGTGCTGATCCAGGACAACCGGATCGAGGACAACCCCGCGGAGGCGATCGACATCAAGGAAGGAACGACCGGCGGACGTATCACCGGCAACACCTTCCGCCATTCCGGCTACTCCGGCGACAACTCGGCTGATTCCTGGGTCGACGTGAAGGGCAACGGCTATTCGGTCTGGGGCAACTCCGGATCCTCGACCCTCGACGACGCGTTCCAGGTGCACTCCGTGCTCTCCGGTTGGGGCGGCGGGAACGATTTCGCCGGCAACACGGTCACCGACGGCGTCCCCGGCTACGAAGTCAACAACGCCTCGAAGACCGCTGGCAACGTGGTGCACTGCAAGACCTCCGGTGCCGGAAGCGGCCTCACCAACACGGGTTGCAAGTAA
- a CDS encoding glycosyltransferase yields the protein MPPETTVSADPGYAFDWGAFGNAVVHDAAVVVSYFPLAIAGTIVWGLWLYRFILSHRARPIVTGFRTSTSVIVPSFHEDPDILLSCLDTWRAQNPDEILIVLDVADVDTYERIVRIGDPRVRPILFHHVGKRSALGAGIREARHTLLVLTDSDTWWEPDLLRNAQMPFEDPLVGAVGTRQNVYQSGTSVWRRIADWLVDLRYLDYVPAMGRAGAVPCVSGRTAVYRRAAVLPVLDHLENEFFLGRRCISGDDGRLTWLVLASGYKTVHQASARALSMFPTGFSAFVKQRVRWSRNSYRCYLTAMARGWLWRVPFITKVTVLQILLTPLTMGITLFYLVFSRLELSVAGFAAAIGWLLLGRGIRGISHLRRHPKDLLLLPLLALAVILVALPIKTYALVTMNKQGWLTRHNDTIGGDGQDARTLTRAAVAP from the coding sequence ATGCCCCCAGAAACGACAGTGTCCGCCGACCCCGGCTACGCGTTCGACTGGGGCGCCTTCGGGAATGCGGTTGTGCACGACGCGGCAGTCGTGGTTTCCTATTTTCCCCTGGCGATTGCGGGAACCATCGTCTGGGGACTCTGGCTCTACCGGTTCATTCTGTCCCATCGGGCCCGGCCGATCGTCACCGGCTTCCGGACGTCGACGTCCGTGATCGTGCCCTCATTCCACGAGGATCCGGACATCCTGTTGAGCTGTCTCGATACGTGGCGGGCCCAGAATCCCGACGAGATCCTGATCGTGCTCGACGTTGCCGACGTCGACACCTACGAACGCATCGTCCGGATCGGCGATCCACGCGTCCGGCCGATCCTCTTTCACCATGTCGGTAAGAGGTCCGCACTCGGGGCCGGAATCCGGGAGGCGAGGCACACCCTCCTCGTCCTCACCGACTCGGACACCTGGTGGGAACCTGACCTGCTCCGGAACGCGCAAATGCCCTTCGAAGACCCCTTGGTCGGGGCGGTCGGCACCCGGCAGAACGTCTACCAGAGCGGTACGAGCGTCTGGCGACGGATCGCAGACTGGCTGGTTGACCTGCGCTACCTCGACTACGTCCCCGCCATGGGACGGGCAGGGGCTGTGCCCTGCGTGTCCGGGCGGACCGCGGTGTACCGGCGTGCCGCGGTCCTGCCCGTGCTCGACCATCTCGAGAACGAATTCTTCCTGGGCCGACGCTGCATCTCCGGCGATGATGGCCGGCTGACGTGGCTCGTGCTTGCCTCGGGTTACAAGACGGTGCACCAGGCATCCGCGCGCGCTCTCTCGATGTTCCCGACCGGCTTCAGTGCCTTCGTGAAGCAACGCGTGCGCTGGAGTCGCAACTCCTACCGGTGCTATCTCACCGCCATGGCCAGGGGCTGGCTCTGGCGGGTACCGTTCATCACCAAAGTGACCGTCCTGCAGATCCTCCTGACCCCGCTCACGATGGGCATCACCCTGTTCTACCTGGTCTTCAGTCGCCTCGAGTTGAGCGTCGCCGGGTTCGCCGCAGCCATCGGCTGGCTGCTTCTCGGCCGCGGCATCCGTGGGATCTCACACCTGCGCCGACACCCGAAGGACCTGCTGCTCCTGCCGCTGCTCGCCCTCGCCGTCATCCTCGTCGCCCTCCCGATCAAGACGTATGCCCTCGTCACTATGAACAAGCAGGGCTGGCTCACCCGCCACAACGACACCATCGGCGGTGACGGCCAGGACGCGCGCACCCTCACCCGAGCGGCGGTGGCCCCGTGA